From a region of the Streptomyces caniferus genome:
- a CDS encoding FAD-dependent oxidoreductase, with protein sequence MHDVVIVGAGPVGLFLACELGLAGCSVLVLEREAEPRSPYKGKSLGMRGLSAASVEAFHRRGMLHQLRVASGAHDDPGADSEARPPSSLRGVGHFAGMRLDPARMDDAALPYRLPGAAMDGMVTHLEAVETVLSEQASRLGVEIRRGVTVSALTQNEESAVAHAGEHAYPARWVVGCDGGRSTVRGLAGFAFVGTEPQFTGYTMQATAADDGKLRSGINLTPTGMYLQMVAGHIAMADFDGGAFDRSQQLTRDHLQSVLRRVSGTDVTLTEVHLASSFTDRAMQTTTYRRGRVLLAGDAAHIHSPLGGQGLNTGIGDAMNLGWKLAATVHGHAPDGLLDTYTRERHPIGAKVLDWSRAQVAVMRPDPHCQAIQGVVRDLIGTRDGTTYVAQRLSGASIRYDLGSEHPLVGRSAPDLHLEDGTRLSDLMRDGRGVALDFSTDQCLHGSAKGWQSRMRHEAGPVRNDLGLGAVLVRPDGVVAWAGEPTPDRAAFEEAASRWFGCPES encoded by the coding sequence GTGCATGACGTAGTGATCGTGGGGGCCGGCCCGGTTGGTCTGTTCCTCGCCTGCGAGCTCGGCCTCGCGGGCTGCTCTGTCCTGGTGCTCGAGCGGGAGGCGGAGCCACGCTCCCCGTACAAGGGGAAGTCGCTCGGGATGCGGGGCCTGTCCGCCGCTTCGGTCGAGGCGTTCCACCGCCGCGGGATGCTGCACCAGCTGCGGGTGGCATCGGGCGCCCACGACGACCCCGGTGCGGACTCCGAAGCGCGCCCGCCGTCATCCCTCCGCGGCGTGGGTCATTTCGCCGGGATGAGGCTCGATCCGGCCCGGATGGACGACGCCGCCCTGCCGTACCGGCTTCCCGGCGCGGCGATGGACGGCATGGTGACCCACCTCGAAGCGGTCGAGACGGTGCTGTCCGAGCAGGCATCCCGGCTCGGCGTGGAGATCCGGCGCGGCGTCACGGTCTCGGCCCTCACCCAGAACGAGGAGAGCGCGGTCGCGCACGCCGGCGAGCACGCGTACCCGGCGCGCTGGGTCGTCGGCTGCGATGGCGGACGCAGTACGGTGCGTGGACTGGCGGGCTTCGCATTCGTCGGCACCGAGCCGCAGTTCACCGGCTACACCATGCAGGCCACCGCAGCCGATGACGGGAAGCTGCGCTCCGGGATCAACCTGACGCCGACGGGCATGTACCTCCAGATGGTGGCGGGGCACATCGCCATGGCGGACTTCGACGGCGGCGCGTTCGACCGCTCGCAGCAGCTGACCCGCGACCATCTCCAGTCGGTTCTGCGCCGGGTGTCCGGCACCGACGTGACGCTGACCGAGGTGCATCTCGCCTCCAGCTTCACCGATCGGGCGATGCAGACGACGACCTACCGGCGGGGACGCGTCCTGCTCGCCGGCGACGCCGCCCACATCCACTCGCCCCTCGGCGGACAGGGACTCAACACCGGTATAGGCGACGCCATGAACCTGGGGTGGAAGCTCGCGGCGACCGTGCACGGGCACGCACCGGACGGGCTGCTCGACACCTACACCCGCGAGCGCCATCCGATCGGCGCGAAGGTGCTCGACTGGTCGCGTGCCCAGGTGGCGGTCATGCGGCCGGACCCGCACTGCCAGGCGATCCAAGGAGTGGTGCGCGACCTGATCGGGACCCGTGACGGCACGACCTACGTGGCCCAGAGGCTGTCGGGAGCGTCGATCCGTTACGACCTCGGCAGCGAGCATCCACTGGTCGGCCGCAGCGCCCCGGACCTCCACCTGGAAGACGGCACCCGCCTCAGCGACCTGATGCGGGACGGACGGGGCGTCGCGCTCGATTTCAGCACCGACCAATGCCTGCACGGTTCGGCGAAGGGCTGGCAGAGCCGGATGCGGCACGAAGCCGGTCCGGTGAGAAACGACCTGGGACTGGGTGCCGTGCTGGTCCGCCCCGACGGTGTGGTCGCCTGGGCAGGTGAGCCCACCCCTGACCGCGCAGCGTTCGAGGAGGCCGCCAGCCGGTGGTTCGGTTGCCCGGAGAGCTGA
- a CDS encoding SGNH/GDSL hydrolase family protein — protein MTITVRPGSTVMFTGDSITDCQRLESEDGLGFGYPLRVAGEWGFRHPDRPVTWLNSGIAGHKVQDLEARWQTDVLDAGPDVVSILVGVNDMGWHTLDPEGYVIPVEEFTAGYDRLLAPLAEAGTELILIEPFLLPIQGVVEAGAGTARIGVEERKEWRADLDPKIQAVRELADTYGAQLLPADRMFSELAATTGPEYWAQDGVHPTPAGHAALAAAWLRLVA, from the coding sequence ATGACGATCACGGTCCGACCGGGAAGCACCGTGATGTTCACCGGCGATTCGATCACCGACTGCCAACGGCTGGAGAGCGAGGACGGACTCGGGTTCGGCTACCCGCTGCGCGTCGCGGGCGAGTGGGGCTTCCGGCATCCGGACCGGCCCGTGACCTGGCTGAACTCCGGAATCGCGGGCCACAAGGTGCAAGACCTCGAAGCCCGCTGGCAGACAGACGTACTCGACGCGGGCCCGGACGTGGTGTCGATCCTCGTGGGGGTCAACGACATGGGCTGGCACACGCTGGACCCGGAGGGGTACGTGATCCCCGTGGAGGAGTTCACAGCGGGCTACGACCGCCTGCTCGCGCCCCTCGCCGAGGCGGGCACGGAGCTGATCCTCATCGAGCCGTTCCTCCTCCCGATCCAAGGCGTCGTCGAGGCAGGTGCCGGGACCGCGCGCATCGGAGTGGAGGAGCGAAAGGAATGGCGCGCCGACCTGGACCCCAAGATCCAGGCCGTACGGGAACTCGCCGACACCTACGGTGCCCAGCTGCTGCCCGCCGACCGCATGTTCTCCGAACTCGCCGCGACGACCGGACCGGAATACTGGGCCCAGGACGGCGTGCACCCGACGCCGGCCGGTCATGCCGCACTCGCGGCGGCCTGGCTGCGCCTGGTCGCGTAA
- a CDS encoding GNAT family N-acetyltransferase: MSELRTERLLLRAWRPSDLAPWAAMNADPEVRRYFPGVLTREQSEASTARFQTDLDERGWGWWALEVRATGEFIGFTGLDPVDEDMPFTGVEAGWRLARSAWGHGYASEAARAALDFGFTTLGLSEILAVTTATNLRSQAVMRRIGMTHDPADDFDDPGVPDGPLRRNVVYRILAGTAVA, from the coding sequence ATGTCCGAACTGCGAACCGAACGCCTGCTGCTGCGCGCCTGGCGGCCCTCCGACCTGGCGCCCTGGGCGGCGATGAACGCCGACCCCGAGGTCCGTCGGTACTTCCCGGGAGTGCTGACGCGAGAGCAGAGCGAGGCCTCCACCGCCCGCTTCCAGACCGACCTCGACGAGCGCGGCTGGGGGTGGTGGGCCCTTGAGGTGCGCGCCACCGGCGAGTTCATCGGCTTCACCGGACTCGACCCGGTGGACGAGGACATGCCCTTCACCGGAGTGGAGGCCGGATGGCGTCTGGCCCGGTCGGCCTGGGGCCACGGTTACGCCTCCGAGGCCGCCCGGGCCGCCCTGGACTTCGGCTTCACCACCCTCGGTCTGTCGGAGATCCTCGCGGTGACGACCGCCACCAACCTCCGCTCCCAGGCCGTGATGCGCCGCATCGGCATGACCCACGACCCCGCCGACGACTTCGACGATCCCGGCGTCCCCGACGGCCCGCTGCGCCGCAACGTGGTGTACCGCATCTTGGCCGGGACGGCCGTGGCCTGA